A window of the Synechococcus sp. JA-3-3Ab genome harbors these coding sequences:
- a CDS encoding ABC transporter ATP-binding protein, whose protein sequence is MSGPDPSLAEGSHRSDIALRLQGITKRYPLVLANDHIDLEVRWGEILALMGENGAGKSTLMKIVYGLVSPDEGSIQVDGQPAKIHSPADAIRLGIGMVHQHFMLVDPLTVTENVVLGAEPGHLFQVDFRRARAEVAQLIAEMGFHLDPDARVEDLPVGLQQRVEILKMLYRKARILILDEPTAVLTPQEAGELFAFLRRFARRGGAVIFISHKLKEVMQLADRVTVIRDGKVVATLPTAQTDAQELARLMVGREVSLTVEKKAATPGEVLLDVRDLWVDIPGRKPAVAGASFQVRAGEIVGLAGVEGNGQTELVEAITGLRSYRGQIRYGAGSLSASARQVRCWGLSHIPEDRNVRGLVLDFPTRDNLILGDHHQKPYTGWLGFFQEEAIDQHARQVVESFDVRPRSISLTARRYSGGNAQKIVVGRELSCGSKVLVAAQPTRGVDVGAIEAIHRRILQARDQGMGVLLVSADLNEVISLSDRILVIHEGHLVGELTPEEATEDQLGLLMGGIQH, encoded by the coding sequence ATGAGTGGGCCTGATCCTTCCTTGGCAGAGGGATCCCATCGCAGCGATATTGCCCTTCGCTTGCAGGGGATCACCAAGCGTTATCCTCTGGTGCTGGCCAACGACCACATCGATCTGGAGGTGCGTTGGGGAGAGATTCTGGCGCTGATGGGGGAGAACGGGGCGGGCAAGTCTACCCTGATGAAGATCGTCTATGGGTTGGTCAGCCCGGACGAGGGATCCATTCAAGTGGATGGGCAACCGGCCAAAATTCACAGTCCCGCCGATGCCATTCGGTTGGGAATTGGGATGGTGCATCAACACTTTATGTTGGTGGATCCCTTGACGGTTACGGAAAACGTGGTTCTTGGGGCCGAACCCGGCCATCTTTTTCAGGTCGATTTCCGTCGGGCCAGGGCTGAGGTGGCTCAGTTGATTGCCGAGATGGGCTTCCATCTGGATCCCGACGCCAGAGTGGAGGATCTGCCGGTAGGCCTACAGCAGCGGGTGGAGATCTTGAAAATGCTCTACCGCAAGGCCCGCATCTTGATTTTGGATGAGCCGACGGCAGTGTTGACTCCGCAGGAGGCAGGCGAGCTGTTTGCGTTTTTGCGCCGCTTTGCCCGGCGGGGGGGAGCTGTCATTTTCATCAGCCACAAGCTGAAGGAGGTAATGCAACTGGCCGACCGCGTCACCGTCATTCGGGATGGCAAGGTGGTGGCGACGTTGCCCACTGCCCAAACCGATGCCCAGGAACTGGCGCGGCTGATGGTGGGGCGGGAAGTCAGTCTGACCGTTGAAAAAAAGGCCGCTACCCCTGGGGAGGTGTTGCTGGATGTGCGAGATCTGTGGGTGGATATACCGGGGCGGAAGCCGGCGGTGGCGGGGGCGAGCTTCCAGGTACGTGCCGGCGAGATTGTGGGCCTTGCCGGTGTGGAGGGAAACGGCCAAACGGAATTGGTGGAGGCGATCACCGGCTTGAGAAGCTACCGCGGCCAAATTCGCTATGGAGCCGGATCCCTGTCTGCTTCGGCCCGACAGGTGCGTTGCTGGGGTCTGAGTCATATCCCCGAAGATCGCAATGTGAGAGGTTTGGTGCTGGATTTCCCCACCCGCGACAACCTGATCCTGGGGGATCACCATCAAAAGCCGTATACCGGCTGGTTGGGATTTTTTCAGGAAGAGGCCATTGACCAACATGCCCGCCAGGTGGTGGAGAGCTTCGACGTTCGCCCCCGCAGCATTTCCCTGACGGCCCGCCGCTATTCTGGCGGCAATGCCCAGAAGATCGTTGTGGGGCGGGAGCTTTCCTGTGGATCCAAGGTGCTGGTGGCTGCCCAACCGACGCGGGGGGTGGATGTGGGGGCCATCGAGGCCATTCATCGGCGCATCCTGCAGGCGCGGGATCAGGGCATGGGGGTGCTGCTGGTGTCGGCGGATTTGAATGAGGTGATCAGCTTGTCGGATCGCATTTTGGTGATCCATGAGGGCCACCTGGTGGGAGAACTCACGCCTGAAGAGGCCACCGAAGATCAGCTAGGGCTGCTGATGGGCGGGATCCAGCATTAG
- the malQ gene encoding 4-alpha-glucanotransferase, protein MRMGRLSGILLHPTSLPGPFGIGDLGPAAYRFVDFLVESGQRLWQVLPLGPTGWGNSPYMSFSAIAGNPLLISPELLVKAGWLEPNGWQDLPQWPAIQAGNAERVDYETVIPFKLGLLHRAWATFKEKASAADWEAFQAYCAAEADWLPDYALFMALKEVYGDQEWTQWDPALAQRDPLALQEARDRHADAITRQMFWQYLFAQQWGSLREYAHRHQVQLIGDIPIYVAPNSADVWANRELFHLDEQGRPLQVAGVPPDYFSPTGQRWGNPLYNWEVLKARGYDWWIRRIQAILKQVDCVRIDHFRGFESYWAIPGAAETAVEGEWQKGPGADFFQALADKLGKIPVIAEDLGDITPEVLQLRDQFGLPGMKVLLFAFGSGPDNPYLPHSYERNFVVYTGTHDNNTVVGWFHDPERPEWEKQNLLRYLGCQGSDGIHWDLIRLALASVADLAIIPLQDVMGLGAEARMNFPGRAENNWAWRYREEMLRPELAQRLAELSVTYGRISPQELEQRRAALAQERAAGSSQAAPGLV, encoded by the coding sequence GGCATCCTCTTGCACCCCACCTCGCTACCGGGGCCATTTGGCATCGGCGATCTGGGGCCGGCTGCCTACCGGTTTGTGGATTTTCTGGTGGAAAGCGGCCAGCGCCTCTGGCAGGTGCTGCCCCTTGGCCCCACCGGCTGGGGCAACTCCCCCTACATGAGCTTTTCTGCCATTGCCGGCAACCCACTGCTGATTAGCCCGGAGCTGCTGGTGAAAGCCGGCTGGCTGGAACCCAACGGCTGGCAGGATCTGCCCCAATGGCCAGCCATCCAGGCGGGGAATGCTGAGCGGGTGGACTACGAAACCGTGATCCCCTTCAAGCTGGGCCTGCTGCACCGCGCCTGGGCTACCTTCAAAGAAAAAGCGTCCGCCGCCGACTGGGAAGCTTTCCAAGCCTACTGTGCTGCCGAGGCCGATTGGCTGCCGGACTACGCCCTGTTCATGGCCCTCAAAGAGGTGTATGGCGACCAGGAATGGACCCAATGGGATCCAGCCTTGGCACAACGGGATCCCCTGGCTTTGCAAGAGGCCCGTGACCGCCATGCCGATGCCATCACCCGGCAGATGTTTTGGCAGTATCTATTTGCCCAACAGTGGGGATCCCTAAGAGAGTACGCCCACCGGCATCAAGTGCAGCTCATCGGGGACATACCCATCTATGTCGCCCCCAACAGCGCCGATGTGTGGGCCAACCGGGAGCTGTTTCACCTGGATGAACAAGGACGGCCCTTGCAGGTAGCCGGCGTGCCCCCCGACTATTTCAGCCCCACCGGGCAGCGCTGGGGCAACCCCCTCTACAACTGGGAGGTGCTCAAGGCCCGCGGCTACGACTGGTGGATCCGGCGCATCCAGGCCATTCTCAAGCAGGTGGATTGCGTCCGCATCGACCACTTCCGCGGCTTCGAGAGCTACTGGGCCATCCCCGGCGCTGCGGAAACAGCGGTAGAAGGCGAGTGGCAAAAAGGGCCGGGGGCCGACTTCTTTCAGGCGCTGGCCGACAAGCTGGGGAAAATCCCGGTGATCGCCGAAGATCTGGGAGACATTACGCCGGAGGTGTTGCAACTGCGGGATCAATTTGGCCTGCCCGGCATGAAGGTGCTGCTCTTTGCCTTTGGCTCGGGGCCCGATAACCCCTATCTGCCTCACAGCTACGAGCGCAACTTCGTCGTCTACACCGGCACCCACGACAACAACACCGTGGTGGGCTGGTTTCATGACCCAGAACGCCCGGAGTGGGAAAAGCAAAACCTGTTGCGCTACCTGGGCTGCCAGGGATCCGACGGCATCCACTGGGATCTGATTCGCCTGGCCCTGGCTTCCGTGGCCGACCTGGCCATCATTCCCCTGCAAGATGTGATGGGCCTGGGGGCAGAGGCGCGCATGAACTTCCCCGGCAGGGCCGAGAACAACTGGGCCTGGCGCTACCGCGAGGAGATGCTGCGGCCGGAGCTGGCCCAGCGGCTGGCGGAGCTGAGCGTCACCTACGGGCGCATCTCTCCGCAAGAGTTGGAGCAACGGCGGGCAGCCCTGGCCCAAGAACGAGCGGCAGGATCTTCTCAAGCTGCCCCCGGCCTCGTCTAA